The following are encoded together in the Panicum virgatum strain AP13 chromosome 6K, P.virgatum_v5, whole genome shotgun sequence genome:
- the LOC120713375 gene encoding uncharacterized protein K02A2.6-like, with protein MGFTEQALKKSQYPLIGFGGKRIEALGKIELNVTFGEGVKQRTEAITFDVVDINYPYNAIFGHNILVKFAAVIHQPYLCMKIPSAGGVVTVYGNQEEARRCEDNAYSTNKTVHTIEATGEDTRTFVAEDMRRDHKNEGVSPAEHTKKVPLCEDVPDRLVIIGKELEEHEQIFMNKGDEEKTSFTTPFGTYCYNRMPEGLRNAGCTFNRMIKKVLGEQLYRNISAYVDDVVVRSKKKEDHIQDLHETFANLRRHGLKLNPEKCVFGVRRGKLLGCMITERGIGANPEKIEAISRMKPPTTKKGVQKLIGRLASLNRFISRLAEKSFPFFKALKGAANM; from the exons ATGGGGTTCACAGAGCAAGCTCTGAAAAAATCGCAATACCCTCTCATTGGCTTCGGAGGCAAGAGAATCGAGGCCCTCGGCAAGATAGAGCTCAATGTCACATTCGGCGAAGGGGTCAAGCAAAGAACCGAAGCAATAACCTTTGATGTAGTGGACATCAACTATCCatacaatgccatcttcggccACAACATCCTGGTGAAGTTTGCAGCTGTAATCCATCAGCCGTATCTATGCATGAAGATACCTTCGGCAGGGGGAGTCGTGACCGTCTACGGCAATCAAGAAGAAGCGCGCAGGTGCGAAGATAACGCGTATAGCACCAACAAAACTGTGCATACCATTGAGGCTACCGGAGAGGACACAAGAACATTTGTTGCCGAAGACATGCGAAGAGACCATAAAAACGAAGGGGTCTCACCAGCAGAACATACAAAGAAGGTACCATTATGCGAAGATGTGCCTGATCGTCTGGTGATCATCGGCAAGGAGCTCGAGGAGCATGAACAG ATTTTCATGAATAAGGGGGACGAAGAGAAAACTAGTTTCACCACTCCCTTCGGGACATACTGTTACAATAGGATGCCAGAAGGCCTCCGCAACGCAGGCTGTACATTTAACAGAATGATCAAGAAGGTGCTCGGCGAACAGCTATACAGAAACATCTCCGCATATGTGGATGACGTGGTCGTTCGAagcaagaaaaaagaagatcaCATACAAGATCTTCATGAAACATTTGCAAACCTTCGCCGGCACGGGCTAAAGCTAAACCCTGAAAAATGTGTCTTCGGTGTTCGAAGAGGCAAGCTGTTGGGTTGTATGATCACAGAAAGGGGTATAGGGGCGAACCCTGAGAAGATCGAGGCAATCAGCCGGATGAAGCCGCCAACCACAAAGAAAGGAGTTCAAAAATTGATAGGTCGATTGGCTTCGCTGAACAGATTCATCTCCAGGTTGGCAGAAAAGTCTTTCCCATTCTTCAAAGCACTGAAAGGAGCTGCCAACATGTAA
- the LOC120712183 gene encoding uncharacterized protein LOC120712183, whose protein sequence is MEEYLENMRSLRSYMNDLEEDAAKRCAEEQQQRTAIEAHDADIALVRAQAKQASEVAGKLATARAQVYVDMTEKQGRIATLDVECATLRQTLELLHQEIASASANLNEKRLFYRKTAETLTVKLQEQQEWLGSLKNKSTTMEPHVTASQSKQTFIEGEREGTFNSEGSLDKLGSNVGKNHRELYTRLESAQLKIEDINSKRSTLLSEISKVKQSLEQEKNIFSGFPAALQQMAMKSLCEEYNALQGDKVGEIEYFHSLEETIIGMKGVSEPVKCRCGLEYMVELGGEDMDLS, encoded by the exons ATGGAGGAGTACCTGGAGAACATGAGGTCTCTCCGCTCCTACATGAACG ATCTGGAGGAGGACGCCGCGAAGCGGTGCGcggaagagcagcagcagcgcacaGCCATCGAAGCCCACGACGCTGACATCGCGCTAG TGAGGGCGCAGGCAAAGCAGGCAAGCGAGGTGGCTGGGAAGCTGGCCACAGCAAGGGCGCAGGTATACGTGGACATGACCGAGAAGCAGGGCAGGATCGCCACGCTAGATGTCGAGTGTGCCACGCTGAGGCAG ACCTTGGAGCTCCTCCATCAGGAAATTGCGAGTGCATCTGCCAATCTTAATGAGAAAAG ACTGTTCTACAGAAAGACAGCAGAAACCTTGACTGTCAAACTACAGGAGCAACAG GAATGGCTTGGTTCATTGAAGAATAAGAGTACTACAATGGAGCCACAT GTTACCGCATCTCAGAGCAAGCAAACCTTCATTGAAG gggagagagagggaaccTTTAACTCAGAAGGCAGCCTGGATAAGTTG GGAAGTAATGTTGGGAAAAACCATAGGGAACTCTACACCCGACTGGAGTCAGCTCAGCTGAAGATAGAAGACATCAATTCAAAAAGATCAACACTTCTTTCAGAAATCAGCAAA GTCAAGCAGAGTCTAGAGCAAGAGAAAAACATATTTTCTGGCTTTCCT GCCGCGCTACAGCAGATGGCTATGAAGTCATTGTGTGAGGAATATAATGCTCTGCAAGGTGATAAAGTTGGAGAAATTGAGTACTTCCACTCTCTTGAAGAAACTATTATTGGCATGAAG GGCGTTTCTGAACCTGTTAAATGCCGGTGTGGACTGGAGTACATGGTAGAACTGGGTGGCGAAGACATGGATCTAAGCTAA